In the Streptomyces formicae genome, one interval contains:
- a CDS encoding ABC transporter permease: MGRYVARRLLQMIPVFIGTTLLIFIMVNVLPGDPVRALWGDKPPDPTQVAQIRHDRGLDLPLWQQYLHYMGGLLQGDFGNTIAGNRPVLDEITQAFPVSMRLASMAWTFELIVGITLGVLAGIRRGRFVDNTVTLFTLLVISVPIFVVGLLCQLFFGNELGWITPTVQDSENMGQLLVPALVLGMVGLAYVARLTRTSIAENRQADYMRTAVAKGLPRQRIITRHLLRNSLIPVVTYLGTDVGALMGGAVITEGIFNVTGVGNLLFQALARREGAVIVGIVTVLVLVYLVASLIVDLLYAVLDPRIRYA; this comes from the coding sequence ATGGGGCGCTACGTCGCACGGCGACTGCTCCAGATGATCCCGGTCTTCATCGGGACAACCCTGCTGATCTTCATCATGGTCAACGTGCTCCCCGGCGATCCCGTACGGGCGCTGTGGGGGGACAAGCCGCCGGACCCCACCCAGGTGGCGCAGATCCGGCACGACCGTGGTCTGGATCTGCCGCTGTGGCAGCAGTATCTGCATTACATGGGCGGTTTGCTGCAGGGAGACTTCGGCAACACCATCGCCGGCAACCGACCGGTGCTCGACGAGATCACCCAGGCCTTCCCGGTCTCCATGAGACTGGCCTCGATGGCCTGGACGTTCGAACTCATCGTCGGCATCACCCTCGGTGTCCTCGCGGGCATCCGGCGCGGTCGGTTCGTCGACAACACGGTCACCCTCTTCACGCTCCTGGTGATCTCCGTCCCGATCTTCGTGGTCGGCCTGCTCTGCCAGCTGTTCTTCGGCAACGAGCTGGGGTGGATCACACCCACGGTTCAGGACTCCGAGAACATGGGGCAGCTGCTCGTGCCCGCCCTGGTGCTCGGCATGGTCGGTCTCGCCTACGTGGCGCGCCTGACCCGTACGTCCATCGCCGAGAACCGCCAGGCCGACTACATGCGCACCGCGGTCGCCAAGGGCCTGCCGCGCCAGCGCATCATCACCCGGCACCTGCTGCGCAACTCGCTGATCCCCGTGGTCACCTACCTCGGTACGGACGTCGGCGCCCTGATGGGCGGCGCGGTCATCACCGAGGGCATCTTCAACGTGACGGGCGTCGGCAACCTGCTCTTCCAAGCGCTGGCGCGCCGTGAGGGTGCAGTCATCGTGGGCATCGTCACCGTCCTGGTGCTCGTGTACCTCGTAGCCAGCCTGATCGTCGACCTGCTTTACGCGGTCCTGGACCCGAGGATCCGTTATGCCTGA
- a CDS encoding ABC transporter permease produces the protein MPDLTKTSTTDETAAAQDEVVAGTSVSAKASSGKPRSLWGDAWRELRRNPLFVISAVLILILLLVAAFPGMFTSTNPETGDQVNHFLGKPNLGHFFQADWFGYDRTGRSIYARVVHGARNSILVGVGVTALVTLFGGLCGMLAGYFGGFWDSLISRLIDVFFGIPFLLGAMVVLNAFTDRTVWVVMGALAFLGWTQIARVMRGAVITTKHADYVVAARALGAGTKRILFRHILPNAIAPVIVVATISLGTYIVAESTLSYLGLGLGDGAISWGGDISDATQDIRNNPHTLFFPAGMLSITVLAFIMMGDAVREALDPKLR, from the coding sequence ATGCCTGACCTCACCAAGACCTCCACGACGGACGAGACAGCCGCGGCGCAGGACGAAGTCGTGGCGGGTACCTCGGTCTCGGCCAAGGCCTCTTCGGGCAAGCCGCGCAGCCTCTGGGGCGACGCGTGGCGCGAGCTGCGGCGCAATCCGCTCTTCGTGATCTCCGCGGTCCTGATCCTGATCCTGCTTCTGGTGGCGGCCTTCCCCGGCATGTTCACCAGCACGAATCCGGAGACCGGCGACCAGGTCAACCACTTCCTCGGCAAGCCGAACCTCGGGCACTTCTTCCAGGCGGACTGGTTCGGTTACGACAGGACGGGCCGCAGCATCTACGCCCGCGTGGTGCACGGTGCGCGCAACTCCATCCTGGTCGGCGTCGGCGTGACTGCCCTCGTCACCCTGTTCGGTGGCCTGTGCGGCATGCTCGCCGGTTACTTCGGCGGTTTCTGGGACAGCCTCATCTCGCGTCTCATCGACGTGTTCTTCGGCATCCCGTTCCTGCTCGGCGCGATGGTCGTCCTGAACGCCTTCACCGACCGCACCGTCTGGGTCGTGATGGGCGCCCTGGCCTTCCTGGGCTGGACGCAGATCGCCCGCGTGATGCGCGGCGCGGTGATCACGACGAAGCACGCGGACTACGTGGTGGCGGCACGCGCCCTCGGCGCGGGAACCAAGCGGATCCTCTTCCGCCACATCCTGCCGAACGCCATCGCCCCGGTGATCGTCGTCGCGACCATCTCCCTCGGCACGTACATCGTCGCCGAGTCGACCCTGTCGTACCTGGGCCTCGGCCTCGGCGACGGTGCCATCTCGTGGGGTGGCGACATCTCCGACGCCACGCAGGACATCCGGAACAACCCGCACACGCTGTTCTTCCCAGCAGGAATGCTGAGTATCACGGTGCTGGCGTTCATCATGATGGGTGACGCCGTACGCGAAGCCCTCGACCCGAAGCTGCGCTGA
- a CDS encoding ABC transporter ATP-binding protein, which translates to MTSIDIKEDSIPAPRSGEERSGRLLDVKDLHVEFHTRDGVVKAVNGVNYSVDAGETLAVLGESGSGKSVTAQAIMGILDMPPGKIPQGEILFRGQDMLKMSNEERRKTRGRKIAMIFQDALSSLNPVLSVGYQLGEMFRVHEGASRKQAKAKAIELMDKVKIPAAKERVNDYPHQFSGGMRQRIMIAMALALEPDLIIADEPTTALDVTVQAQVMDLLAELQREYNMGLILITHDLGVVADVADKIAVMYAGRIVETAPVHELYKRPAHPYTRGLLDSIPRLDQKGHELYAIKGLPPNLLKIPGGCAFNPRCPKAQDICRTEIPALVPVTEQDGAELAGRGSACHFWKETIHG; encoded by the coding sequence ATGACCAGCATCGACATCAAGGAAGACTCGATCCCCGCCCCCCGCTCGGGCGAGGAGCGGAGCGGCAGGCTCCTGGACGTGAAGGACCTGCACGTCGAGTTCCACACCCGAGACGGTGTGGTCAAGGCCGTCAACGGCGTCAACTACAGCGTGGACGCGGGCGAGACGCTCGCCGTTCTCGGTGAGTCGGGCTCCGGCAAGTCGGTCACGGCCCAGGCCATCATGGGCATCCTCGACATGCCGCCGGGAAAGATCCCGCAGGGCGAGATCCTCTTCCGCGGCCAGGACATGCTGAAGATGTCCAACGAGGAGCGCAGGAAGACCCGCGGCCGCAAGATCGCCATGATCTTCCAGGACGCGCTGAGCTCCCTGAACCCGGTTCTCTCGGTGGGCTACCAGCTCGGCGAGATGTTCCGCGTGCACGAGGGCGCGAGCCGCAAGCAGGCCAAGGCCAAGGCCATCGAGCTGATGGACAAGGTCAAGATCCCGGCCGCCAAGGAGCGGGTGAACGACTACCCGCACCAGTTCTCCGGCGGCATGCGCCAGCGCATCATGATCGCGATGGCGCTCGCCCTGGAGCCGGACCTGATCATCGCCGACGAGCCCACCACGGCCCTCGACGTGACGGTCCAGGCGCAGGTCATGGATCTGCTCGCGGAGCTCCAGCGCGAGTACAACATGGGCCTGATCCTGATCACCCACGACCTCGGCGTCGTCGCCGACGTCGCGGACAAGATCGCGGTCATGTACGCGGGTCGGATCGTCGAGACGGCGCCGGTGCACGAGCTGTACAAGCGCCCGGCGCACCCCTACACCCGGGGTCTGCTCGACTCGATCCCGCGCCTTGACCAGAAGGGCCACGAGCTCTACGCGATCAAGGGCCTGCCGCCCAACCTGCTCAAGATCCCCGGCGGTTGCGCGTTCAACCCGCGCTGCCCCAAGGCGCAGGACATCTGCCGTACGGAGATCCCGGCCCTGGTGCCGGTCACCGAGCAGGACGGCGCGGAGCTGGCCGGCCGCGGCAGCGCCTGCCACTTCTGGAAGGAGACGATCCATGGCTGA